The following are encoded in a window of Echinicola jeungdonensis genomic DNA:
- a CDS encoding 2-phosphosulfolactate phosphatase codes for MKKIEICLSPELIHLHDLKGKIVVVVDIFRATSTMVTGLANAVQSITPVAGLETCRAMKKEGYIIAGERNGQTAEGFELGNSPLSYLKKAYEGKKIAVTTTNGTLAIELSKKDADEVILGAFLNLQATADYLVQKNKDVVIHCAGWKGMFNLEDSLYAGALVKRLAGHFTFDCDGAIAMKSLFEQHQNNLQGFLNQASHAKRLQNHNIEADIDFCLTMDKYDLVGKLQGEALIKVNPQKETT; via the coding sequence ATGAAAAAAATAGAAATTTGCTTAAGTCCTGAACTGATTCACCTTCATGATTTAAAAGGGAAAATTGTAGTCGTGGTGGATATTTTCAGGGCTACTTCAACCATGGTTACAGGCCTTGCCAATGCAGTTCAATCCATTACTCCCGTAGCTGGCCTTGAAACTTGTCGGGCCATGAAAAAGGAAGGGTACATCATTGCCGGAGAAAGAAATGGCCAGACCGCCGAAGGATTTGAGCTGGGCAACTCTCCCTTGAGTTACCTGAAAAAAGCTTATGAAGGGAAAAAAATAGCAGTGACAACCACCAATGGCACCTTAGCCATTGAATTATCCAAAAAAGATGCAGATGAAGTAATTCTTGGTGCCTTTTTGAATTTGCAAGCCACTGCTGATTATTTAGTTCAAAAAAATAAGGATGTGGTCATCCACTGTGCTGGCTGGAAGGGCATGTTTAACTTGGAAGATTCCTTGTACGCAGGTGCCCTGGTAAAAAGGCTTGCTGGGCATTTTACTTTTGATTGTGATGGAGCCATAGCCATGAAATCCCTTTTTGAGCAGCACCAAAACAACCTTCAAGGCTTTTTAAACCAGGCTTCTCATGCCAAGAGATTGCAAAATCACAATATCGAAGCGGATATTGACTTTTGCCTGACTATGGATAAATATGATTTGGTGGGAAAACTTCAGGGAGAAGCCTTGATCAAGGTAAATCCTCAAAAGGAAACTACTTAG
- a CDS encoding ATP-binding cassette domain-containing protein: protein MEGRIVRPFAQDYQKEMTAKGQINSFRDLIAVVSQKYTFKNKSNIQNFLPARFNSYESEEAATVVEHLGQVEAPLPGYWDVAKVMDLLELNELRDKSLIKLSNGESRRLAIAGALLENPRLFLMDQPLTGLDVETRRHFNEVLDAIVASGIQVIMTTSPEEIPDAITHVAIIENGKIWRLWKKPLFIPLTWSIMPLYPNLTIKNWMPSLKKNRLRCIKN, encoded by the coding sequence GTGGAGGGAAGGATAGTCAGACCTTTTGCACAGGATTATCAAAAAGAAATGACCGCTAAAGGGCAAATAAATAGTTTTAGGGATTTGATTGCTGTGGTCTCCCAGAAATATACCTTCAAAAATAAATCCAACATCCAGAATTTTTTACCAGCAAGGTTCAATTCTTACGAATCTGAAGAGGCAGCCACTGTAGTGGAACATTTGGGCCAAGTGGAGGCTCCTCTGCCAGGTTATTGGGATGTAGCAAAAGTAATGGATTTGCTTGAACTAAATGAACTGAGGGACAAATCCCTGATCAAGTTGTCTAATGGTGAATCCCGGAGGTTGGCTATTGCCGGAGCTTTGCTGGAAAACCCCAGATTATTTCTTATGGACCAACCTTTAACTGGCTTGGATGTGGAAACCAGGAGGCACTTCAATGAAGTATTGGATGCTATTGTGGCATCAGGCATTCAAGTGATAATGACAACCTCCCCAGAAGAAATTCCGGATGCCATAACCCATGTGGCCATTATTGAAAATGGTAAAATTTGGAGGCTGTGGAAAAAACCGCTTTTCATCCCTCTGACTTGGTCCATCATGCCGCTTTATCCCAATTTGACCATCAAAAATTGGATGCCTTCATTGAAAAAAAACCGATTGAGATGTATCAAGAATTAG
- a CDS encoding ATP-binding cassette domain-containing protein, with the protein MYQELVKMNQIHIQYNGNVILDKVNWEIKQGECWVLRGHNGAGKSTLLSLINGENPQAYANDIKLFDRKRGSGENYLGYQKAHRFCFTRTGPVFSQKPKLPASGLVWFV; encoded by the coding sequence ATGTATCAAGAATTAGTCAAAATGAATCAAATCCATATTCAATATAATGGAAATGTTATTCTCGATAAGGTAAATTGGGAAATCAAGCAGGGAGAATGCTGGGTATTGCGGGGCCATAATGGAGCTGGAAAGTCTACCTTGTTGAGCTTGATCAATGGAGAAAATCCTCAAGCCTATGCCAATGACATCAAATTATTTGACCGGAAACGCGGATCTGGAGAAAACTATTTGGGATATCAAAAGGCCCATAGGTTTTGTTTCACCAGAACTGGTCCGGTATTTTCCCAAAAACCAAAATTGCCTGCAAGTGGTCTTGTCTGGTTTGTTTGA
- a CDS encoding 3-oxoacyl-ACP synthase: protein MDQYIQGEGHKAERFPSEARLLSYLIQKMDLKAHPHQMINAATSRGSIDYLVQTQRKHSKLPVWTSPHSTLGFASSWPGLLHSSKSPLFFQSSTCSSFGLTLQNAFAWLNSGMAEDFIAAAVECPTGPLTIDQMKSIRIYAPFGNEIDYPSRSMDFNKAQNTMVLGEGAYAFQLSKDKGEGLALLKGVGSSIEKIHHSTELSPNGNCIVGAAQKAMDMAEISHVDMIIGHFPGTKLGDLAEKTAYERVFGDKVPYTISNKWKVGHSLGSSLAANLDQAISILQGQYLPEMPNYVPIPKNVPDKIENILITALGFGGQAISAVVGNMEG from the coding sequence GTGGATCAATACATTCAAGGGGAAGGCCACAAGGCGGAACGGTTTCCATCGGAAGCCAGATTGCTATCTTATTTGATCCAAAAAATGGACCTCAAGGCTCACCCCCATCAAATGATCAATGCAGCTACATCCAGGGGAAGCATTGATTACCTTGTCCAAACCCAACGGAAACACTCCAAATTACCTGTATGGACTTCACCTCATTCCACCTTGGGTTTTGCGAGTAGTTGGCCGGGATTACTTCATAGCTCCAAATCCCCATTGTTTTTTCAGTCTTCCACTTGCAGCAGTTTTGGACTTACACTTCAAAATGCTTTTGCCTGGCTTAATAGTGGAATGGCTGAAGATTTTATCGCAGCAGCGGTAGAATGTCCCACCGGGCCGTTAACTATCGACCAGATGAAATCCATTAGGATTTATGCCCCATTTGGAAATGAAATTGATTATCCAAGCCGTTCCATGGATTTTAATAAAGCTCAAAATACCATGGTTTTGGGGGAAGGGGCTTATGCTTTTCAGTTAAGTAAGGATAAGGGAGAAGGATTGGCCTTACTTAAAGGGGTTGGGTCTTCAATAGAAAAAATTCATCATTCAACAGAGTTATCCCCCAATGGAAATTGCATTGTTGGGGCTGCTCAAAAAGCAATGGATATGGCGGAGATCAGTCATGTCGATATGATCATTGGGCACTTCCCTGGAACCAAACTTGGGGACCTTGCAGAGAAAACTGCTTATGAAAGGGTTTTTGGGGATAAGGTGCCCTATACCATTTCCAATAAATGGAAAGTTGGCCATTCTTTGGGATCCAGCTTAGCTGCCAATTTGGATCAGGCCATTTCTATTCTTCAAGGTCAATACCTTCCTGAAATGCCTAATTATGTCCCAATTCCAAAAAATGTGCCTGACAAAATCGAGAATATTTTGATCACTGCCCTGGGATTTGGTGGACAGGCCATTAGTGCGGTAGTAGGCAATATGGAGGGGTGA
- a CDS encoding ABC transporter ATP-binding protein has translation MLGIAGHNGAGKSTLLSLINGENPQAYANDIKLFDRKRGSGETIWDIKRPIGFVSPELVRYFPKNQNCLQVVLSGLFDSIGLYKKTSPDQEQLALDWLKLFRIEQVAKLRLNQVSLENQRFCLLARAMIKSPALLILDEAAQGMDDEQRVLFRQTIDHIGRHPDVSLIYVSHYEADIPQVVDRELVLEEGKVVKRFRNLGGFKS, from the coding sequence ATGCTGGGTATTGCGGGCCATAATGGAGCTGGAAAGTCTACCTTGTTGAGCTTGATCAATGGAGAAAATCCTCAAGCCTATGCCAATGACATCAAATTATTTGACCGGAAACGCGGATCTGGAGAAACTATTTGGGATATCAAAAGGCCCATAGGTTTTGTTTCACCAGAACTGGTCCGGTATTTTCCCAAAAACCAAAATTGCCTGCAAGTGGTCTTGTCTGGTTTGTTTGATAGCATTGGGCTATACAAAAAAACAAGCCCTGATCAGGAACAACTTGCCCTTGACTGGTTAAAATTATTCCGAATAGAACAGGTGGCAAAGCTGCGATTAAACCAGGTTTCATTGGAAAACCAAAGATTTTGCTTGTTGGCTCGGGCCATGATAAAATCACCAGCTTTGCTGATATTGGATGAAGCAGCCCAGGGGATGGATGATGAGCAAAGGGTGCTTTTCCGCCAGACCATCGACCATATTGGTCGTCACCCTGATGTTTCCTTGATTTATGTTAGCCATTATGAAGCCGACATTCCCCAGGTAGTTGACCGGGAATTGGTACTTGAAGAAGGAAAAGTCGTTAAAAGGTTTAGAAATTTGGGAGGTTTTAAAAGTTAG
- a CDS encoding nucleotide pyrophosphohydrolase yields MTIEEAQKKVDEWINTVGVRYFNELTNMAILTEEVGELARIIARKYGEQSFKESDKNKDLGDEMADVLWVLICLANQTGIDLTQALERNFEKKNIRDKDRHKGNEKLK; encoded by the coding sequence ATGACAATAGAAGAAGCGCAGAAAAAAGTGGATGAATGGATTAATACCGTTGGTGTAAGGTACTTTAATGAGCTGACCAATATGGCCATTTTAACGGAGGAAGTGGGGGAGTTAGCCAGGATCATTGCCAGGAAATATGGGGAACAGTCTTTTAAGGAAAGTGATAAAAACAAGGATCTTGGGGATGAAATGGCAGATGTACTTTGGGTTTTGATCTGTTTGGCTAATCAAACCGGGATTGATTTGACTCAGGCATTGGAAAGGAATTTTGAAAAGAAAAATATCCGGGATAAAGACCGGCATAAGGGTAATGAAAAGTTGAAATAG
- the bioD gene encoding dethiobiotin synthase — MKDKIFVTGIGTGIGKTVVSASICKTFGHAYWKPVQCGDLDESDSHFVAKHVPHARVHLEAYRLETPQSPHWAAEIENTQIDLNHNHLPSEAGKLCVEGAGGLMVPLNDQETYLDFLLKTDLHPVVVIRHYLGSINHSMLTLKVLENAGFKDFTIIWNGYPVPSSESAILQRFCPSQVYRLEEWENQNEEIPKLMAENQ; from the coding sequence ATGAAGGATAAAATATTTGTCACAGGCATAGGAACTGGAATTGGCAAGACGGTCGTTTCTGCTTCCATTTGCAAGACTTTTGGTCATGCTTATTGGAAACCAGTGCAATGCGGGGATTTGGATGAGTCAGACTCTCATTTTGTGGCCAAGCATGTTCCTCATGCCCGGGTCCATTTGGAGGCCTATCGACTTGAAACCCCACAAAGTCCTCATTGGGCAGCGGAAATTGAGAATACTCAAATTGACCTGAACCACAATCACCTCCCTTCTGAAGCAGGCAAACTTTGTGTGGAGGGAGCAGGTGGATTGATGGTTCCCTTGAATGATCAGGAGACCTATTTAGATTTTCTCCTAAAAACTGACCTACATCCTGTCGTGGTGATCCGCCATTATTTGGGCAGCATCAATCACAGCATGCTGACCTTAAAAGTATTAGAAAATGCAGGATTCAAAGATTTCACTATTATTTGGAATGGATATCCGGTACCAAGTTCTGAAAGTGCTATTCTACAAAGGTTTTGTCCCTCACAGGTCTACCGATTGGAAGAATGGGAAAACCAAAATGAAGAAATACCAAAATTGATGGCAGAAAATCAATAA